The window CGAGCGCTGGCCGGATGTCGAGGCGCTCTCCAGTCACTTCTACATGGCACCCTCGACGCTGCGGCGCAAACTCGCGCTCGAGGGCCAGTCCTACCAGGGGCTCAAGGACCAGGTCCGCCGCGACCTGTGTCTCGCGCGCCTGGATCGCGGCGAGATCAACTTCGGTGAACTCGCCTTGGAGCTCGGTTTCGCCGACGCCAGTGCCTTCTACAAAGCCTTCAAGAAATGGACCGGCTCGACGCCGGGGCAGTATCGCGCGCTGATCCATCCGACGGCGTCCCCTGGGTCCCAGTGACTGCCCAGGGTTGTCAAAAACGCTCGGCCAGATTGACGTCTTTCGACATTGCCGAGACCTGCCAGCGGCGCGAACATTCCGATTACTCCAGACAAAAACAAACCGGGAGTTACCGTCATGCGCGATTACTTCACCGTTGCCCACGAGTTCGACTACGCCAGTGCTGCCACCAGCACCCTGGCGGGTTCCCTCGACGCCCTTAACGCCTGTGTCGAATGCTGCGACCGGCATGCCTTGCCGGGGCGCATCGCCCTGTTCTGGGAAGGCCGCGACGGCAGCAGCGCCAACTACACCTTCAGCCAGCTGAAGGAAGAGTCCGCCCGTTTCGCCAACTTCCTCCACAGTCAGGGCGTGCGGGCTGGCGACTGCGTGTCGGGCATGCTGCCGCGCACTCCGGAACTGCTCATCACCATTCTCGGCACCTGGCGCCTCGGTGCGGTGTACCAGCCGCTGTTCACCGCCTTCGGCCCCAAGGCCATCGAGCACCGGGTGCAATGTGCCGGCTCCAAGCTGGTGGTCATCGATGCGGCCAACCGCGCCAAGCTCGATGAGGTCGAGGGCGCTCCGCTGACCGTCACGGTTGGTGGGCCGAAAGGGCAGGGCATCGCCCGCGGCGACTTTAGTTTCTGGGCCGAGCTGGAGCGCCATTCGCCGCAGTTCGAGCCGGTTATGCGCAGTGCCGAAGATCCGTTCCTGATGATGTTCACCTCCGGCACCACCGGCTTGGCCAAGCCTGTGCCGGTGCCGCTCAAGGCGATTCTCGCCTTCGTCGGCTACATGCGCGATGCGGTGGATCTGCGCCCCGAGGACGCGTTCTGGAACCTGGCCGACCCGGGCTGGGCCTATGGCCTCTACTACGCGGTCACCGGCCCCTTGGCCATGGGCCATCCGACCACCTTCTACGAGGGTGCGTTCACGGTCGAAAGCACCTGCCGGGTCATCCGCAAGTACGGCATCACCAACCTGGCCGGCTCGCCCACCGCCTATCGCCTGCTGCTGGCCGGCAAGGCCGAGGTGGAGCCGCAGCTCAAGGGCCGCCTGCGCGCCGTTAGCAGTGCCGGCGAGCCGCTGACCCCGGAAGTGATCCGCTGGTTCGAAGGCGGGCTCGGGGTGACCATCCACGACCATTACGGGCAGACCGAAACCGGCATGGTGCTGTGCAACCACCACGCCCTGCAGCACCCGGTGCGTATCGGCGCCGCCGGTTTCGCCGTGCCCGGCCACCGCGTGGTGGTGCTGGACGAGGCCAATCGCGAACTGCCGCCCGGCCAGCCGGGCATTCTCGCGGTGGACCGGCGCCAATCGCCGCTGTTCTGGTTCCCCGGCTACCTGGGCATGCCGACCAAGGCCTTCGCCGGCGACTACTACCTGAGCGGTGACACCGTGGAGCTGAACGAGGACGGCAGCATCAGCTTCGTCGGCCGCAGCGACGACGTGATCACCACCTCCGGCTACCGCGTCGGCCCCTTCGATGTGGAAAGCGCGCTGATCGAGCACCCGGCGGTGATCGAGGCGGCGGTGATCGGCAAGCCCGACCCGGAGCGCACCGAGCTGGTCAAGGCCTTCGTCGTGCTGCACGCGCAGTTCCGCCCGGACGCCGAACTGGCCAATGAGCTGCAGCAGTACGTGCGCAAGCGCCTGTCCGCCCATGCCTATCCGCGCGAGATCGAATTCGTCGCGGAACTGCCGAAAACCCCCAGCGGCAAGATCCAGCGTTTCCTCCTGCGCAATCAGGAGATCGCCAAGGCCCAGGCGCAAGCCACTGCGTCCGCCGCCCACTGATTCAGGAGTCCAGCGTGCGTATCGAAGATCGAGTATTTCTGCTCACCGGCGGCAGTTCCGGGCTGGGCTTGGCCACTGCCCGCGAGTTGATCGCCCAGGGTGGCAAGGTGGTGCTGGCCGATATCAATGCCGAGGCCGGCGCGGCGCGGGCCGAAGAGCTGGGCAGCCTGGCCCGCTTCGTACAGACCGATATCACCCGCGAGGCGGATGGCCTCCGCGCGGTCGAGGTGGCCCTGGAGGCCTTCGGCGGCCTGCATGGCTTGGTCAACTGCGCCGGCATCGCGCCGGCGGAGAAGGTCCTCGGTCGTAATGGTCCGCATGGGCTGGAGAGCTTTCGGCGGGTGATCGAGGTCAACCTGATCGGCAGCTTTAACATGCTGCGCCTGGCCGCCGAAGCCATGGTCGGAAGCCAGGCCAACGAGGAGGGCGAGCGCGGGGTGATCATCAACACCGCCTCGGTGGCGGCCTTCGACGGGCAGATCGGCCAGGCCGCCTATGCCGCCTCGAAGAGCGCGGTGGTCGGCCTGACCCTGCCGGCGGCCCGCGAACTGGCGCGCACCGGCATCCGCGTGATGTGCATCGCCCCGGGCATTTTCGAGACGCCGATGATGGCCGGCATGCCCGCGGAAGTCCGCGCTTCGCTGGCCGCCGGCGTACCGTTCCCGCCGCGCCTCGGGCGCCCGGACGAATACGCCGCGCTGGTGCGCCACATCATCGAGAACCCCATGCTCAACGGCGAGGTCATCCGCCTGGACGGCGCGCTGCGCATGGCTGCTAAGTAGGGGTTCGGGCGGGCTACGGCTGGTTTATTGGATTCCCGCCTGCGCGGGAATCCAGCGGACCGCACGGGAACGACGAGCGCATAGCCGGATGCAATCCGAAAGACCAAGGCAGCCGGCTTCCCCGGATGGCATCCGGGCTAGAGGATTTGGCAATGAGGAGTAGCGAGATGAACAGACAATCCGATCCGGTGGTCATCGTCAGTGCCGTGCGCACGCCGATGGGTGGCTTCCTCGGTGATTTCAAGGACGTCAGCGCCGCCGCACTGGGCGCCGCGTCGATCCGTGCCGCCGTCGAACGTGCCGGCCTGCCGGCCGAGGCGGTGGACGAGGCGATCATGGGCTGCGTGCTGCAGGCCGGCCAGGGCCAGGCGCCGGCGCGCCAGGCGGCCTTGGGCGCCGGGCTGCCGCAGGGCGTGGTTTGCTCGACGGTGAACAAGATGTGCGGCTCGGGGATGAAGGCGGTGATGCTCGGCCATGACCTGCTGCAGGCCGGCAGCGCCGAGGTGGTGATCGCCGGCGGCATGGAGAGCATGTCCAACGCGCCCTACCTGCTGGAGCGCGCCCGCGCCGGTTACCGCATGGGTCATGGCAAGGTACTCGACCACATGTTCCTCGATGGCCTGGAAGACGCCTACGACAAGGGCCGGCTGATGGGCAGCTTCGCCGAGGACTGCGCCCAGGACTACGGTTTTTCCCGTGAACAGCAGGACGCCTTCGCCATCGCCTCGCTGACCCGCGCCCAGCAAGCCATGGCCGAAGGCCGTTTCGCCAACGAAATCGTCGCGGTGCAGGCCAAGACGGGCCGCGAGGTGCGCAGCATCGCCAGCGACGAGCAACCGCCCAAGGCCCGGCTGGATAAGATCCCGACGCTGAAACCGGCGTTCCGCGACGGCGGCACGGTCACCGCGGCCAATGCCAGTTCGATTTCCGACGGCGCCGCCGCATTGCTGCTGATGCGCCTGTCCGCGGCCGAGAAGCTCGGCCTGACGCCGCTGGCGCGGATCAGCGGGCACGCCTCCTTCGCCCAGGCGCCGAGCCGGTTCGCCACCGCGCCGGTCGGCGCGCTGCAGCGGCTGATGGCGCGCACCGGCTGGTCGCTGAATGACGTCGACCTGTTCGAGATCAACGAGGCCTTCGCCGTGGTGCCGATGGCGGCCATGCGCGACCTCGACATTCCCCATGCCAAGCTCAACGTGCACGGCGGCGCCTGCGCCCTCGGCCACCCGATCGGCGCCTCCGGCGCGCGGGTGCTGGTGACCCTGCTCAATGCCCTGCAGCAATACGACCTCCAGCGCGGTGTGGCTTCGCTGTGCATCGGCGGCGGCGAAGCCACGGCCGTGGCCATCGAACGCCTGCGCTGAAACGGGAGAACACCATGATTCCTTCGGAACAAGACCTGCAGATCCGCGACGTCGCCCGTCAGTTCGCCCAGGAGCGGCTGAAACCCTTCGCCGCGGACTGGGATCGCGAACATCGCTTCCCCGCCGAGGCCCTGCGCGAGATGGCCGAACTCGGTTTTCTCGGCATGCTGGTGCCGGAACAGTGGGGCGGGGCGCAGACCGGGCACCTGGCCTATGCCCTGGCCCTGGAGGAAATCGCCGCCGGCGATGGCGCCTGCTCGACCATCATGAGCGTGCACAACTCGGTCGGCTGCATGCCGATCCTCAAGTTCGGCGACGACGAACAGAAGCGTCGCTTTCTCGTGCCGCTGGCCCAGGGCGCGATGCTCGGCGCCTTCGCTCTCACCGAACCGCAGGCCGGCTCCGACGCCAGCGACCTGCGCACCCGTGCGCGGCGCGACGGCGAGCACTACGTGCTGAGCGGCAGCAAGCAGTTCATCACTTCCGGCAGCCATGCCGGGGTGGTGATCGTCTTCGCCGTTACCGACCCGCAAGCCGGCAAGCGCGGCATCAGCGCCTTCATCGTGCCCACCGATAGCCCCGGCTACCAGGTGGTGCGCGTCGAGGACAAGCTCGGCCAGCACGCCTCGGACACCTGCCAGATCCAGCTCGACGAGGTGCGTATCCCGGCCTCCTTGCGCCTGGGCGCGGAAGGCGAGGGCTACCGCATCGCCTTGAGCAACCTGGAGGGCGGGCGCATCGGCATCGCCGCGCAATCGGTGGGCATGGCCCGCGCGGCCTTCGAGGCGGCGCGTGACTACGCCCACGAACGGCAGACCTTCGGCAAGCCGATCATCGAGCACCAGGCGGTGGCCTTCCGCCTGGCCGACATGGCGACCCAGATCGCCGTGGCGCGACAGATGGTGCATCACGCGGCGGCGCTGCGCGAGGCCGGGCTGCCGTGCCTGACCGAGGCGTCGATGGCCAAGCTGTTCGCCTCGGAGATGGCCGAGCGGGTCTGCTCGGCGGCGATCCAGACCCTCGGCGGCTACGGCTACCTCAAGGATTTCCCGCTCGAGCGCATCTACCGCGATGTGCGGGTGTGCCAGATCTACGAGGGCACCAGCGACGTGCAGCGGCTGGTCATCGCCCGCAACCTTTAGTCTTCCCCTTCCGTCGTGCAGGCGCCGGCCTGCCCAGCTATGTCCTGGCTCCCCGTCGGCACGGTGAGGGCGGCTTTTATTGTGCACTTCGCGGGCTGCGGCACGGGCGCAGGAGGCCCCGAATACGCCGTGCGCCGGCGCGCACGGCGGTGCTGCGGCTCAAGGCGGGCGCCAAGGCATGTAGGCGCGGGTTCCTTCAACGCAGGGCTGCCGCGTCGAGCGTCGGCTGTTCCAGGCGGTGTTCGCCGCCGCGGATCGGCAGGAAGGCATGCGCGCTGACCTTTGCTCGGCGAGTTGTCGTACGGAACCTCGTCAGCCGGCAGATCAGGCGCACGCCGGCCCCGTTGAGCTTTGTCGCGAGGCTAGATTTCAGGCTTTCTCGGCCTTAAGTTCCTGAGCAGTGACCTGCTGGCAGATCTCGATGATCTGCTCGCGCATCCAGCGGTTGGCCGGGTCCTGGTCGGTGCTTTCGTGCCAGTACAGGTGGGTTTCCAGCGCCGGCACGTCGCTCACCGGCAGGTCGACGTAGTGCAGCTGGTGGCGGCGGGCGAAGCGCTCCGGCACGGTCACCACCATGTCGGTGCTGTCGACCACAGTAGAGGCCATCAGGTAATGCTGCGAGCGCAGGGCGATCTTGCGCTGCAGGCCCATCTTGCCCAGCGCCAGGTCGATGTAGCCGAGGCCGCTGCGGCGGCTGGAAATCTGGATATGCGACAGCGACAGGTAATCGTCGAGGTTGAACTTGTCCTTGGCCAGCGGGTGACCCTTGCGCATGGCGCAAACGTAGCGGTCTTCCATCAGCTTGACGTGGCGCACCTGCGGGTCGGTATTCAGCGGCGCGTCGATGGCGAAGTCCAGACGCCCGGCGGCCAGTTCCTTGGTGGTCTCGCGGCGCTTGGCCAGGAAGCTCTCGATCTGCACATGCGAGGCCAGCCGGCGCAGGCGCTGGAACAGCGGCGGCAGGATCACCGTCTCGGTGAGGTCGGTCATGCTGATGCGGTAAGTCTTGTTCGCCTGCGCCGGGTTGAAGATGCGGCTTTCCTGCACCGATACGCGCAGCAGCTGCAGGGCGTTGCGCACCGGGCCGATGATGTTCTGCGCCATCGGCGTCGGCACCATGCCCTGGGCGGTGCGCACGAACAGCGGGTCGTTGAAAGTCTCGCGCAGGCGGGCGAGGGCGTTGGACACCGCCGGCTGGGTGATGCCGACGATCTGTCCGGCGCGAGTCAGGTTGGCCTCGGTATAGATGGCGTCGAAGACGATGAAGAGGTTGAGGTCGACCTTGTTTAGATTCATGCCGCGTGCGACTCCTGTGTTAGCCCGATCGGGTGATCGCATATCGTTTATGAATGTTTATACACGATGAGAATAGGTTAGATAAATCGTAATTGCTGTTCTAGGATCACTCTCACCTCTCAATAGCCCGTCAGAAGGTAGCCCTCGATGGATTTCGCCTATTCCCCCAAGGTTCAAGAACTGCGTGAGCGCGTCACCGCATTCATGGACGCCTACGTCTACCCGGCCGAGCCGGTGTTCGAGAAGCAGGTTGCCGAAGGCGACCGCTGGCAGCCGACGGCGATCATGGAAGAGCTGAAGGCCAAGGCCAAAGCCGAAGGGCTGTGGAACCTGTTCCTGCCGGAGTCCGATTACGGCGCCGGCCTGACCAACATGGAATACGCGCCGCTGGCCGAGATCATGGGCCGCTCGCTGATGGGTTCAGAGCCGTTCAACTGCTCGGCGCCGGACACCGGCAACATGGAAACCTTGGTGCGTTACGCCACCGAAGCACAGAAGAAACAGTGGCTGGAGCCGCTGCTCTCCGGTGAGATCCGTTCGGCCTTCGCCATGACCGAGCCGGGCGTGGCCTCGTCCGACGCCACCAACATGGAAGCCCGCGCGGTGCGCGAGGGTGACGAGTGGGTGATCAACGGCCGCAAGTGGTGGACCTCCGGCGCCTGCGACCCACGCTGCAAGATCATGATCTTCATGGGCCTGACCAATCCGGACGGTCCGCGTCATCAGCAGCACTCGATGATCCTGGTGCCGACCGACACCCCGGGGGTGAAGATCCTGCGTCCGCTGCCGGTGTTCGGCTACGACGACGCCCCGCACGGCCACGCCGAAGTGCTGTTCGAGAACGTGCGTGTGCCCTACGAGAATGTGCTGCTCGGCGAGGGCCGCGGTTTCGAGATCGCCCAGGGTCGCCTCGGCCCAGGCCGCATCCACCACTGCATGCGTTCGATCGGCATGGCCGAGCGCGCGCTGGAACTGATGTGCAAGCGCGCCGCCAGCCGTACCGCGTTCGGCCGGCCGCTGGCCCGCCTGGGTGGCAACATCGACCACATCGCCAATTCGCGCATCGAGATCAACCAGGCCCGCCTGCTGACCCTCAACGCGGCGTACATGATGGATACCGTGGGCAACAAGATCGCCCAGAGCGAGATCGCCCAGATCAAGGTGGTGGCACCGAACGTTGCGTTGAGCGTGATCGACCGCGCCATCCAGATCCACGGTGGTGCCGGTGTCTCCAATGACACGCCGCTGGCGTACTTCTACGCCATGCAGCGCACCCTGCGCCTGGCCGATGGTCCGGACGAAGTGCACCGCGCGGCGATCGGCAAGTTCGAGATCGGCAAATACGTGCCTAAGGAAATGCTCCGCAGCAGCCACTGAGTGCCGCTTTAACGCCAAGGCCCGCAATTGCGGGCCTTGGCGTTTGTGGGCTGCAGGGCTACGGCTTGGTGCACGTCGGTCTTTTGGATTGCTCCGCTGCGGGCCTGCACAAGCGCTATTCCGCGATAAAGCTGCGGTCCCGCCTTCGCGCACTACAACAAACAGCAGCCGCCTAGCGCCTTGAAATACCGCTCGCCACGGGAGTTTAGGCGCTTGGCTGGGTCCTCGACTTAACGGCGTGCCGGTGTCCGGTTCGATAGGGGCAACGCCAGACGCCTTCCCGCTGTATCCACCATTCGCCGAGGAGAGGTTGTAGGGGAATCCGCCGCTCGAAAAAAAATCTACGCTACCCAGAGTGGGTACCTACAGGTTCGGAGGAAAAAACCTCCAGAACACCAGGGGTGATAGGAATGATGGATGCCGACGAAAGCAGGCAACTACTGAGCGGCATGTTGCGGGCCGTGGCAAATCACGACCGCAGCGCCTTTGCCGCGCTGTACCGGCTGACATCGGCCAAGTTGTTTGGTATCTGCCTGCGCATGCTGCCGCAACGTAGCGATGCCGAAGATGTACTCCAGGAGGTGTATGTCACCGTATGGCATAAGGCCACGCTGTACGACGGTCAGCGGGCGAGCCCGATCACTTGGCTGGCCATGATCGCGCGCAACAAGTCCATCGATCGCCTGCGCGTCAGTGGCGTTGAACGGCACAATGAGCCCATAGAACTGCTCGAGCGCATGCATGAGCCCGAGCCGGCCAGCGACCCAGTCGAAATCGACGCTGAGCGGCGGCGTCTCGATCAGTGCCTGGCCGCTTTGGAGGATCGTCAACGCTGCGTCATCCGCACGGCGTTCTTCGATGGCTGTACCTATGAAGAACTGGCCAGTCGCAGCGGCGTGCCGCTGGGAACCATGAAAAGCTGGATTCGTCGAGGCCTGTTGCGCCTCAAGGAGTGCCTGGAAAAATGAATACACTCGACGAACCAGGCGAAGACGATGACGAACTTCGGATCGCCGAATATGTGCTGGGTGTACTTGACGCCCCAGAGCGTAAAGCCATAGAGACGCTGATCGCCAGCGATGTCGAATTCGCTGACCGATATGCCGCCTGGCAGGAACGCCTGGCCCCCTTGGCCAGCGAAATCGAACCGGTCGCGACTCCCGACTATCTCTGGTCGAGCATCGCGGCGCAGTTGCACTTTCCTGCTGCTCCTACTCCGCAGCGGGTCGAGCCGGCGCCAACAAAATTGAGATTCTGGGACAGCCTGGTGCTATGGCGTTGGCTCACTGCCGGTGGCTTTGCGTTGACCTTGCTCCTGGGGAGTCTGCTGTTGCTGAATATTCGCCCGGCGACCGATACGACTTCGCTTCCCGCCCTGACCGCCACCTTGCAACTGGAGAGTGGACAGGCCGTGTTTACAACCAGCATCGACACCCTGCGTCAGCGCATCATCGTTATCCCGAGCGCACCGGTTGAGCTCGCCGGCAGGGTCGCTGAACTGTGGTTGATCGCTCCCGGGCAGAAGCCTTATTCCCTCGGTCTGCTCGCCGCGGACCGGGCGATAACCTTGCCGATACCGCCCGACATCCGAAGCGTGACCCAGCCCCAAGCCGTGTTCGCAATCTCCCTGGAACCGCCTGGCGGGTCACCGACCGGGCAGCCGACCGGGCCGGTTATCGCCAAGGGCGAAATTTTCAGTCTCTGAGTGCATCCGCAGGCCCAGCTACTCCGTAACTCTTATGCGCCTCGATTGGAGCGCATCCCTGAACTACGGAGAACCACCATGAAACTGATTCGCCATAGCCTGGCTGCTGTCTGCCTTTCACTCGCCGCCGGATCGGTATTGCCCGCATTGGCAGCCGATAGCGTGATGGTCGGCGGCGCGGCCATGTATCCCAGCAAGACCATCGTTGAAAACGCGATGAACTCACAGGATCACACCACCCTGGTGGCAGCCGTCAAAGCCGCCGGTCTGGTCGACACCCTCAACAGCAAGGGACCGTTCACCGTCTTCGCCCCGACCAACGCAGCCTTTGCCGCCCTGCCGGCTGGTACGGTCGATAGCCTGTTGAAGCCGGAGAACAAGGCGACCCTGAGCAAGATCCTGACCTACCACGTGGTTGCCGGTAATCACACGGGGCATGAGCTGATGGCCGCCGCGAAGAAAGGGGGCGGCTGGACCAAGTTGACGTCTGTCGAAGGCGAGCCATTGATCATCAAGGAGCATGGGGAAATGCTCACCGTGACTGATGCGAAGGGCGTCTCTTCCGCAGTCACCATCGCCGATGTGAAGCAGTCCAATGGCGTCATTCATGTCGTGGATAAGGTGCTGATGCCCAAATAGGCAGGTCCAGCCTGAAGCGCCAGGGACGGCGCTGTAAGCCAACTCTGGCCACAGGCATCGAGGATGTTTTAGCCCCGGGCTCAGGCCGCGCTGTTGCGGGAGAAGCGGCGGGCGAAACCGTCCGCAACACGTCGCTTGGAATCGCGACGCACTGGGCACATTTTCCGGCCCTCAGCAGGTCACGCACCCTGACCTTTAGTGCCGAGAGCGTCCATCCGAGAGGAGACACATCATGCGCACATCAGCTTTCAGCCGTTTTACCTTCACCCCACGTCGCGCCGTCCTTTCTGCATTGCTCACGGCGAGCCTGCTGGGTGGGGCTGGGATGGCCCTGGCCGGGGAT is drawn from Pseudomonas cavernae and contains these coding sequences:
- a CDS encoding anti-sigma factor, with the translated sequence MNTLDEPGEDDDELRIAEYVLGVLDAPERKAIETLIASDVEFADRYAAWQERLAPLASEIEPVATPDYLWSSIAAQLHFPAAPTPQRVEPAPTKLRFWDSLVLWRWLTAGGFALTLLLGSLLLLNIRPATDTTSLPALTATLQLESGQAVFTTSIDTLRQRIIVIPSAPVELAGRVAELWLIAPGQKPYSLGLLAADRAITLPIPPDIRSVTQPQAVFAISLEPPGGSPTGQPTGPVIAKGEIFSL
- a CDS encoding acyl-CoA dehydrogenase, which produces MDFAYSPKVQELRERVTAFMDAYVYPAEPVFEKQVAEGDRWQPTAIMEELKAKAKAEGLWNLFLPESDYGAGLTNMEYAPLAEIMGRSLMGSEPFNCSAPDTGNMETLVRYATEAQKKQWLEPLLSGEIRSAFAMTEPGVASSDATNMEARAVREGDEWVINGRKWWTSGACDPRCKIMIFMGLTNPDGPRHQQHSMILVPTDTPGVKILRPLPVFGYDDAPHGHAEVLFENVRVPYENVLLGEGRGFEIAQGRLGPGRIHHCMRSIGMAERALELMCKRAASRTAFGRPLARLGGNIDHIANSRIEINQARLLTLNAAYMMDTVGNKIAQSEIAQIKVVAPNVALSVIDRAIQIHGGAGVSNDTPLAYFYAMQRTLRLADGPDEVHRAAIGKFEIGKYVPKEMLRSSH
- a CDS encoding 3-hydroxyacyl-CoA dehydrogenase, whose amino-acid sequence is MRIEDRVFLLTGGSSGLGLATARELIAQGGKVVLADINAEAGAARAEELGSLARFVQTDITREADGLRAVEVALEAFGGLHGLVNCAGIAPAEKVLGRNGPHGLESFRRVIEVNLIGSFNMLRLAAEAMVGSQANEEGERGVIINTASVAAFDGQIGQAAYAASKSAVVGLTLPAARELARTGIRVMCIAPGIFETPMMAGMPAEVRASLAAGVPFPPRLGRPDEYAALVRHIIENPMLNGEVIRLDGALRMAAK
- a CDS encoding fasciclin domain-containing protein; the encoded protein is MKLIRHSLAAVCLSLAAGSVLPALAADSVMVGGAAMYPSKTIVENAMNSQDHTTLVAAVKAAGLVDTLNSKGPFTVFAPTNAAFAALPAGTVDSLLKPENKATLSKILTYHVVAGNHTGHELMAAAKKGGGWTKLTSVEGEPLIIKEHGEMLTVTDAKGVSSAVTIADVKQSNGVIHVVDKVLMPK
- a CDS encoding acyl-CoA synthetase codes for the protein MRDYFTVAHEFDYASAATSTLAGSLDALNACVECCDRHALPGRIALFWEGRDGSSANYTFSQLKEESARFANFLHSQGVRAGDCVSGMLPRTPELLITILGTWRLGAVYQPLFTAFGPKAIEHRVQCAGSKLVVIDAANRAKLDEVEGAPLTVTVGGPKGQGIARGDFSFWAELERHSPQFEPVMRSAEDPFLMMFTSGTTGLAKPVPVPLKAILAFVGYMRDAVDLRPEDAFWNLADPGWAYGLYYAVTGPLAMGHPTTFYEGAFTVESTCRVIRKYGITNLAGSPTAYRLLLAGKAEVEPQLKGRLRAVSSAGEPLTPEVIRWFEGGLGVTIHDHYGQTETGMVLCNHHALQHPVRIGAAGFAVPGHRVVVLDEANRELPPGQPGILAVDRRQSPLFWFPGYLGMPTKAFAGDYYLSGDTVELNEDGSISFVGRSDDVITTSGYRVGPFDVESALIEHPAVIEAAVIGKPDPERTELVKAFVVLHAQFRPDAELANELQQYVRKRLSAHAYPREIEFVAELPKTPSGKIQRFLLRNQEIAKAQAQATASAAH
- a CDS encoding acetyl-CoA C-acyltransferase, with the translated sequence MNRQSDPVVIVSAVRTPMGGFLGDFKDVSAAALGAASIRAAVERAGLPAEAVDEAIMGCVLQAGQGQAPARQAALGAGLPQGVVCSTVNKMCGSGMKAVMLGHDLLQAGSAEVVIAGGMESMSNAPYLLERARAGYRMGHGKVLDHMFLDGLEDAYDKGRLMGSFAEDCAQDYGFSREQQDAFAIASLTRAQQAMAEGRFANEIVAVQAKTGREVRSIASDEQPPKARLDKIPTLKPAFRDGGTVTAANASSISDGAAALLLMRLSAAEKLGLTPLARISGHASFAQAPSRFATAPVGALQRLMARTGWSLNDVDLFEINEAFAVVPMAAMRDLDIPHAKLNVHGGACALGHPIGASGARVLVTLLNALQQYDLQRGVASLCIGGGEATAVAIERLR
- a CDS encoding acyl-CoA dehydrogenase gives rise to the protein MIPSEQDLQIRDVARQFAQERLKPFAADWDREHRFPAEALREMAELGFLGMLVPEQWGGAQTGHLAYALALEEIAAGDGACSTIMSVHNSVGCMPILKFGDDEQKRRFLVPLAQGAMLGAFALTEPQAGSDASDLRTRARRDGEHYVLSGSKQFITSGSHAGVVIVFAVTDPQAGKRGISAFIVPTDSPGYQVVRVEDKLGQHASDTCQIQLDEVRIPASLRLGAEGEGYRIALSNLEGGRIGIAAQSVGMARAAFEAARDYAHERQTFGKPIIEHQAVAFRLADMATQIAVARQMVHHAAALREAGLPCLTEASMAKLFASEMAERVCSAAIQTLGGYGYLKDFPLERIYRDVRVCQIYEGTSDVQRLVIARNL
- a CDS encoding LysR family transcriptional regulator, yielding MNLNKVDLNLFIVFDAIYTEANLTRAGQIVGITQPAVSNALARLRETFNDPLFVRTAQGMVPTPMAQNIIGPVRNALQLLRVSVQESRIFNPAQANKTYRISMTDLTETVILPPLFQRLRRLASHVQIESFLAKRRETTKELAAGRLDFAIDAPLNTDPQVRHVKLMEDRYVCAMRKGHPLAKDKFNLDDYLSLSHIQISSRRSGLGYIDLALGKMGLQRKIALRSQHYLMASTVVDSTDMVVTVPERFARRHQLHYVDLPVSDVPALETHLYWHESTDQDPANRWMREQIIEICQQVTAQELKAEKA
- a CDS encoding sigma-70 family RNA polymerase sigma factor, translated to MMDADESRQLLSGMLRAVANHDRSAFAALYRLTSAKLFGICLRMLPQRSDAEDVLQEVYVTVWHKATLYDGQRASPITWLAMIARNKSIDRLRVSGVERHNEPIELLERMHEPEPASDPVEIDAERRRLDQCLAALEDRQRCVIRTAFFDGCTYEELASRSGVPLGTMKSWIRRGLLRLKECLEK